The following proteins are encoded in a genomic region of Alnus glutinosa chromosome 8, dhAlnGlut1.1, whole genome shotgun sequence:
- the LOC133876059 gene encoding cytochrome P450 71A1-like, with amino-acid sequence MALLSLQELYKITFHPLLILSLLFLFFFLYANQHTRHGKPNFPPSPPKLPIIGNLHQLGTLPHRSLQALSKKYGPLMFLYWGKAPTLVVSFADMTREMMKTHDIVFSNRPQTTAANILFYGCKDVAFSSYGEYWRQARKICVLELLSLKSVQSFQYVREEEVEALINKIRHSCLKGSSVNLSEMLIATSNNIISRCILGQKFEEGKDGKSRFGHLSRRATMLLGAFCFGDFFPFLGWIDVLTGFISSLKATFRELDALLDQMVEERKTIKTKDDEPNRKDLVDILLTLQEKGMHDVELTQANLKAILLDMFVGGTDTSSTTLEWLMAELIKNPNIMKRAQEEVRRVVGKKSNIDGNDINQMDYLKCILKETLRLHPPTPLSLPRETSASVKFGGYDIPQKIRVFLNIWAIQRDPKVWERPEEFLPERFVDNPVDFKGQDFEFIPFGGGRRGCPGLTFGVTSVEYVVANILCWFDWKLPSASVEGKDLDMSESNGLIVTKKIPLHLVPVLHSPSSMH; translated from the exons ATGGCTCTACTATCATTGCAAGAGCTATACAAAATAACCTTCCATCCCCTCCTAatcctctctcttcttttccttttcttttttctttatgctAACCAACATACTAGACATGGCAAACCAAATTTCCCTCCATCCCCACCAAAGCTACCAATCATAGGAAACCTTCACCAGCTTGGCACACTTCCACACCGTTCTCTTCAAGCCCTTTCTAAGAAGTACGGCCCTCTAATGTTCTTATACTGGGGCAAAGCTCCAACCCTTGTTGTGTCATTTGCTGATATGACTAGAGAAATGATGAAGACACATGATATCGTTTTCTCAAACCGACCCCAAACCACAGCTGCCAATATCTTATTCTATGGATGCAAAGACGTAGCGTTCTCATCCTATGGTGAGTATTGGAGACAAGCTAGAAAAATTTGTGTTCTCGAACTTTTGAGCCTCAAAAGTGTGCAATCATTCCAGTATGTAAGGGAAGAAGAAGTTGAAGCATTGATCAACAAGATACGTCACTCGTGTCTCAAAGGGTCTTCTGTTAATCTAAGTGAGATGTTGATTGCAACCTCAAACAACATAATCTCTAGATGTATACTTGGACAAAAGtttgaagaaggaaaagatggtAAGAGTAGATTCGGACATCTATCAAGAAGGGCAACGATGCTACTTGGAGCATTCTGCTTTGGagattttttcccttttttgggATGGATTGATGTTCTTACGGGATTTATCTCAAGTCTGAAAGCCACTTTCAGAGAATTAGATGCTTTATTAGATCAAATGGTTGAAGAACGCAAAACAATCAAAACTAAAGATGATGAGCCTAATAGGAAAGATTTAGTTGATATTCTCCTCACACTTCAAGAGAAAGGCATGCATGATGTTGAGCTCACTCAAGCCAACCTCAAAGCAATCCtattg GACATGTTTGTGGGAGGAACTGATACTAGCTCAACAACTTTGGAATGGTTAATGGCGGAGCtcataaaaaatccaaatattATGAAGAGAGCACAAGAAGAGGTGAGAAGGGTGGTGGGGAAGAAATCAAATATAGATGGGAATGACATCAATCAAATGGATTATTTGAAGTGTATTCTCAAAGAAACTCTAAGACTACATCCACCAACTCCTCTCTCGTTACCTCGAGAAACATCAGCAAGTGTAAAATTTGGAGGTTATGATATTCCGCAAAAAATAAGAGTATTTCTCAATATATGGGCAATCCAAAGGGACCCTAAAGTATGGGAGAGGCCAGAAGAATTCCTCCCAGAGAGATTCGTAGACAATCCGGTCGATTTCAAAGGCCAAGACTTTGAATTCATCCCATTTGGAGGTGGGAGAAGGGGATGTCCGGGGTTGACATTCGGTGTTACTTCAGTCGAATATGTGGTTGCAAACATCTTATGTTGGTTTGACTGGAAGTTGCCTAGCGCTAGTGTAGAGGGGAAGGACTTGGACATGAGTGAATCTAACGGCCTTATTGTGACGAAGAAAATTCCTCTTCATCTTGTACCAGTATTGCACTCTCCTTCTTCTATGCATTAA
- the LOC133875198 gene encoding serine/threonine-protein kinase AFC2 isoform X2, which produces MGEGTFGQVLECWDREKKEMVAIKIVRGIKKYRDAAMIEIEMLQQLGKHDKGGSRCVQIRNWFDYRNHICIVFEKLGPSLYDFLRKNNYRPFPIDLVREIGRQLLECVAFMHDLRLIHTDLKPENILLVSSDYVKVPDYKDYKSSSRSPKDGSYFKRVPKSSAVKVIDFGSTTYERQDQNYIVSTRHYRAPEVILGLGWSYPCDVWSVGCIIVELCTGEALFQTHENLEHLAMMERVLGPLPLHMLKRVDRHAEKYVRKGRLDWPDGATSRDSIKAALKLPRLQNLIMQHVDHSAGDLIHLLQGLLRYDPTDRLTAREALRHPFFCRDHQRR; this is translated from the exons ATGGGTGAAGGTACCTTTGGTCAGGTTTTGGAGTGCTGGGATAGAGAGAAGAAGGAAATGGTTGCCATCAAAATTGTCCGTGGAATCAAGAAGTATCGCGACGCTGCTATGATAGAAATTGAAATGCTACAACAGCTTGGTAAACATGATAAAGGTGGCAGCCG TTGTGTGCAAATACGGAACTGGTTTGACTATCGTAACCATATCTGTATT GTGTTTGAGAAGCTTGGACCAAGCTTATACGATTTTCTACGGAAAAACAATTATCGCCCATTTCCCATTGATCTTGTCCGTGAGATTGGCCGACAACTATTGGAATGTGTAGCAT TTATGCATGATTTGCGTCTGATACATACTGACTTGAAGCCAGAGAACATACTTCTAGTTTCTTCAGATTATGTTAAAGTTCCGGATTACAAGGATTATAAG AGTTCTTCTCGATCACCAAAGGATGGCTCCTACTTCAAAAGGGTGCCTAAGTCGAGTGCTGTTAAGGTGATTGATTTTGGTAGTACAACTTATGAGCGTCAAGATCAGAATTATATTGTGTCTACGCGACATTATCGTGCACCTGAGGTTATTCTTG GACTTGGATGGAGTTACCCTTGTGATGTATGGAGTGTTGGTTGCATCATAGTGGAGTTATGCACA GGTGAGGCGTTGTTTCAAACGCATGAGAATTTGGAGCACCTTGCAATGATGGAAAGGGTGCTTGGTCCATTGCCACTGCACATGTTGAAGAGAGTAGA TCGACACGCAGAGAAGTATGTTAGAAAGGGTAGATTGGATTGGCCAGATGGTGCAACCTCAAGAGATAGTATTAAAGCTGCGTTGAAGCTTCCCCGTCTTCAG AACTTGATAATGCAGCATGTTGATCATTCTGCTGGGGATCTCATACATCTATTGCAGGGATTGCTTAGATATGATCCTACAGATAGGCTAACGGCTCGTGAAGCCCTTAGGCATCCCTTCTTTTGTAGGGACCATCAGAGGAGATGA
- the LOC133875198 gene encoding serine/threonine-protein kinase AFC2 isoform X3 has protein sequence MIKVAAVMHDLRLIHTDLKPENILLVSSDYVKVPDYKDYKSSSRSPKDGSYFKRVPKSSAVKVIDFGSTTYERQDQNYIVSTRHYRAPEVILGLGWSYPCDVWSVGCIIVELCTGEALFQTHENLEHLAMMERVLGPLPLHMLKRVDRHAEKYVRKGRLDWPDGATSRDSIKAALKLPRLQNLIMQHVDHSAGDLIHLLQGLLRYDPTDRLTAREALRHPFFCRDHQRR, from the exons ATGATAAAGGTGGCAGCCG TTATGCATGATTTGCGTCTGATACATACTGACTTGAAGCCAGAGAACATACTTCTAGTTTCTTCAGATTATGTTAAAGTTCCGGATTACAAGGATTATAAG AGTTCTTCTCGATCACCAAAGGATGGCTCCTACTTCAAAAGGGTGCCTAAGTCGAGTGCTGTTAAGGTGATTGATTTTGGTAGTACAACTTATGAGCGTCAAGATCAGAATTATATTGTGTCTACGCGACATTATCGTGCACCTGAGGTTATTCTTG GACTTGGATGGAGTTACCCTTGTGATGTATGGAGTGTTGGTTGCATCATAGTGGAGTTATGCACA GGTGAGGCGTTGTTTCAAACGCATGAGAATTTGGAGCACCTTGCAATGATGGAAAGGGTGCTTGGTCCATTGCCACTGCACATGTTGAAGAGAGTAGA TCGACACGCAGAGAAGTATGTTAGAAAGGGTAGATTGGATTGGCCAGATGGTGCAACCTCAAGAGATAGTATTAAAGCTGCGTTGAAGCTTCCCCGTCTTCAG AACTTGATAATGCAGCATGTTGATCATTCTGCTGGGGATCTCATACATCTATTGCAGGGATTGCTTAGATATGATCCTACAGATAGGCTAACGGCTCGTGAAGCCCTTAGGCATCCCTTCTTTTGTAGGGACCATCAGAGGAGATGA
- the LOC133875198 gene encoding serine/threonine-protein kinase AFC2 isoform X4 has protein sequence MHDLRLIHTDLKPENILLVSSDYVKVPDYKDYKSSSRSPKDGSYFKRVPKSSAVKVIDFGSTTYERQDQNYIVSTRHYRAPEVILGLGWSYPCDVWSVGCIIVELCTGEALFQTHENLEHLAMMERVLGPLPLHMLKRVDRHAEKYVRKGRLDWPDGATSRDSIKAALKLPRLQNLIMQHVDHSAGDLIHLLQGLLRYDPTDRLTAREALRHPFFCRDHQRR, from the exons ATGCATGATTTGCGTCTGATACATACTGACTTGAAGCCAGAGAACATACTTCTAGTTTCTTCAGATTATGTTAAAGTTCCGGATTACAAGGATTATAAG AGTTCTTCTCGATCACCAAAGGATGGCTCCTACTTCAAAAGGGTGCCTAAGTCGAGTGCTGTTAAGGTGATTGATTTTGGTAGTACAACTTATGAGCGTCAAGATCAGAATTATATTGTGTCTACGCGACATTATCGTGCACCTGAGGTTATTCTTG GACTTGGATGGAGTTACCCTTGTGATGTATGGAGTGTTGGTTGCATCATAGTGGAGTTATGCACA GGTGAGGCGTTGTTTCAAACGCATGAGAATTTGGAGCACCTTGCAATGATGGAAAGGGTGCTTGGTCCATTGCCACTGCACATGTTGAAGAGAGTAGA TCGACACGCAGAGAAGTATGTTAGAAAGGGTAGATTGGATTGGCCAGATGGTGCAACCTCAAGAGATAGTATTAAAGCTGCGTTGAAGCTTCCCCGTCTTCAG AACTTGATAATGCAGCATGTTGATCATTCTGCTGGGGATCTCATACATCTATTGCAGGGATTGCTTAGATATGATCCTACAGATAGGCTAACGGCTCGTGAAGCCCTTAGGCATCCCTTCTTTTGTAGGGACCATCAGAGGAGATGA